The genomic stretch ACATCCGATCATTCATATTGTATCATATGCGGAACAAAAGGATGTAACATTTCCGCAAAAAGGTTGCATTCCGCCAAACAAGGAGGGCCGCCGTGCAACTATTGCTTGCCTTTTTGCAGCAACATTGGCTGTCTGTCGTACTGCTTTCAGGTTTGGTCCTGGCTTCGTTATGGGTATACAAATACCGGGAGAAACTGAAAATCTGATATCCGCTTATGGTTGCAACGCTTTGAGCGCGATATCGGTCCGGTAATGCCGCCCTTCATAATGAATCTTCGCCGCGGCGGCGTAAGCTTTTACCCGCGCCTCGGCAATATTGGCGCCGGTCGCCGTCACACCGAGGAGCCGCCCGCCATTGGTAACGATTTTCCCGTCCTTTTTCGCTGTCCCCGCATGAAATACGATCGCATGTTGTACATCTTCCAGACCGCTGATGGGAATCCCTTTTTTATATGGGCCCGGATATCCGCCGGACGCGAGCACTACACAAACGGCGGCTTGATCGCTCCACGCGATGTCGAGATCGCGCAACTTGCCGTTTACCACAGCGAGAAAAATTTCGGCAAGATCCGTTTCGAGCCGCGGCAGCACGACTTGCGTTTCCGGATCGCCAAAACGGCAGTTGAATTCGATTGCTTTCGGCCCTTGCCGCGTAATCATCAAACCCGCATACAGCACTCCGCGAAACGGCCTTCCTTCCTGCACCATCGCTTGCGCGGCCGGTTTCAGGATCGTTTCAATCGCCGCTTCGACAATTTCCCGGGAAATATGCGGCACCGGCGAGTACGTGCCCATTCCGCCGGTATTCGGCCCTTCATCCAGGTCGTAAACCGGCTTGTGATCCTGCGCCGGCACCATCGGGCGCACCGTCGCGCCGTCGACAAACGCCAGAATCGACAACTCCTCGCCCTGTAAAAATTCCTCGATTACCACCGCGGCGCCGGCCTCGCCAAACACTTTGTCGACCATCAACTCTTTTAACGCGTTTTCCGCTTCTTCGCGGGTATGCGCAACGGTGACGCCTTTCCCCGCCGCCAACCCGTCCGCTTTGATGACGATGGGCAGGTTTTGCTCTTGCAAATAGGCCAAAGCTTCCGAATAGTCGGAAAACGACGCATAAGCGGCTGTCGGAATGTTGTATTTTCGCAGTAAATTTTTCGTAAATACTTTGCTGCCTTCAATGATCGCCGCCGCCTTATTCGGGCCGAAGACAGGAATGCGTTTCGCCTCGAAGAAGTCGACAATGCCTGCAAACAGAGGATCTTCCGGACCGACGACAACGAGATCGACAGCTTCCTTGACGGCGAATTCGCCCAAACGGACAAAGTCCATTTCATTGATCGGCACGCATTCGGCCATCTCGGCGATCCCGGCATTTCCCGGGGCGCAGTATATTTGCTTTACGGACGCGCTTTTGCTAAGCGCCCAGATCATCGCATGTTCCCGTCCGCCGCGCCCGACAACAAGAATCTTCAACCGTCGTCCCCCCTCAGTGTTTGAAATGTCTAACGCCGGTAA from Bacilli bacterium encodes the following:
- the purD gene encoding phosphoribosylamine--glycine ligase, which produces MKILVVGRGGREHAMIWALSKSASVKQIYCAPGNAGIAEMAECVPINEMDFVRLGEFAVKEAVDLVVVGPEDPLFAGIVDFFEAKRIPVFGPNKAAAIIEGSKVFTKNLLRKYNIPTAAYASFSDYSEALAYLQEQNLPIVIKADGLAAGKGVTVAHTREEAENALKELMVDKVFGEAGAAVVIEEFLQGEELSILAFVDGATVRPMVPAQDHKPVYDLDEGPNTGGMGTYSPVPHISREIVEAAIETILKPAAQAMVQEGRPFRGVLYAGLMITRQGPKAIEFNCRFGDPETQVVLPRLETDLAEIFLAVVNGKLRDLDIAWSDQAAVCVVLASGGYPGPYKKGIPISGLEDVQHAIVFHAGTAKKDGKIVTNGGRLLGVTATGANIAEARVKAYAAAAKIHYEGRHYRTDIALKALQP